The following are encoded in a window of Gasterosteus aculeatus chromosome 5, fGasAcu3.hap1.1, whole genome shotgun sequence genomic DNA:
- the bms1 gene encoding ribosome biogenesis protein BMS1 homolog isoform X1, with protein MDGKVKEQKRHQQKQSGPQAERKKLKKQGGSREEDARKRNPKAFAVQSAVRMAKTFHRSQDIKMKKHHIPLVDRTPLEPPPIVIVVVGPPKVGKSTLIRCLIKNFARQKLGDICGPVTIISGKKRRLTFMECSNDINTMIDLAKVADLVLMLIDASFGFEMETFEFLNICQVHGFPRIMGVLTHLDSFKDNKALRKTKKNLKHRFWTEVYQGAKLFYLSGMVYGEYQAQEVKNLGRFISVMKFRPLVWQTSHPYVLVDRMEDLTDPDRLRTDPKCDRTVSLYGYLRGTYLKNKGQVHIPGVGDFQVGDVNFLPDPCALPAAQKKRALNEKERMLYAPMAGVGGVVYDKDAVYIDLPASHVDQQQDEVRPNTELVQSLIDTHATLDEKMAASKVSLFSGSATLEPAEVEEQSGEEGGLGEKCVWDPTTQRKRRKVVFTGEEEEEEDGSGSSDDEDGDSEDSDQEQDDDEENLSTYLKEARAGCDETEKTVADAPPVKRPKLDVGKGESAEVPVFADSEDDLEMSEEEEEEEEEEESGEEGEAGRAGDSGHCSEEEESEDCKEGSEGELEGTGEAADATMEEQTASKSMEEEEEEEGVGLRWKEGLRQKASDAFLRQQQAVPNLRKLVYGSVVQADDSEDEEQELGGLFRVSRPQTSKKYQANAVDSSRFHPDTSHQWDQEEMLNSIRDCFVTGKWDESQDAATLLKEDEELYGDFEDLETGEVHKNPTGKQNRAEQNGENPDSDDDDDDEHEETVVKVDDDELQKNKRLEKKQRLKERFNSEYDGGDATYFDDLKEELQKQAELNRAEFDGVDDETRVQYEGFRPGMYVRLEIPSLPCEFVTNFDPHYPIILGGLSSAEGNVGYLQMRLKKHRWYNRILKTRDPLILSLGWRRFQTIPLYHIEDHNGRHRLLKYTPQHMHCGASIWGPVTPQGTGFLAVQTVAGAKANFRIAATGVILDLDKSVTVVKKLKLIGYPYKIFKNTSFIKGMFNTVLEVAKFEGASVRTVSGVRGMIKKALSTPEGAFRASFEDRLLMSDVVFLRSWFPVSVPQLYNPVTSLLLPVGQKDSWAGMRTLGQLKHDLGIRYMPNVDSLYKPVVRTKRQFNRLHIPKELQKALPFKSKPKLQQPKGKTPRDLQRPSVIREPHEKKVAALLHALSTVHNFKRKKAHQVQHAKHKQFLQQKGKQEEAKLKRQKESRKKLYRVMGQEDKRKQRSSLKGASKDD; from the exons ATGGACGGGAAAGTGAAGGAGCAGAAGCGGCATCAGCAGAAGCAGAGCGGACCGCAAGCGGAGAGGAAGAAGCTAAAGAAGCAGGGCGGCTCCAGGGAGGAGGATGCACGCAAACGGAATCCCAAAGCGTTCGCCGTCCAGTCGGCCGTCCGCATGGCCAAGACTTTCCACAG GTCCCAGGACATAAAGATGAAAAAACATCATATCCCCCTCGTAGACCGGACTCCCCTGGAACCCCCTCCGATTGTGATCGTAGTAGTCGGGCCCCCCAAAGTGGGTAAAAGCACCCTGATCCGATGCCTTATCAAGAACTTTGCTCGACAGAAGCTGGGGGACATATGTGGACCTGTAACCATCATCTCCG GAAAAAAGCGCCGCCTGACTTTCATGGAGTGCAGCAATGACATCAATACAATGATCGACCTCGCTAAAGTGGCTGACCTG gTTTTGATGCTGATTGACGCCAGCTTCGGCTTCGAGATGGAGACTTTTGAGTTCCTCAACATCTGCCAGGTGCACGGCTTCCCTCGCATCATGGGCGTGCTCACTCACCTGGACTCCTTCAAGGACAACAAAGCGCTGAGGAAGACTAAGAAAAACCTCAAACATCGCTTCTGGACCGAGGTGTATCAG GGCGCCAAGCTGTTCTATCTGTCCGGTATGGTGTACGGCGAGTATCAGGCTCAGGAGGTGAAGAACCTCGGACGCTTCATCTCGGTCATGAAGTTCCGTCCTCTGGTGTGGCAGACGTCCCACCCGTACGTGCTGGTGGACCG TATGGAAGACCTAACTGATCCGGATAGGTTGAGGACGGACCCCAAGTGTGACCGGACGGTTTCACTCTACGGCTACCTGCGAGGGACATATTTGAAAAACAAGGGCCAGGTCCACATCCCAG GTGTTGGAGACTTCCAGGTGGGAGACGTGAACTTCCTGCCAGACCCGTGCGCCCTGCCGGCCGCTCAGAAGAAGAGAGCGCTGAACGAGAAGGAGCGCATGCTCTACGCACCCATGGCGGGTGTTGGGGGGGTCGTGTACGACAAAGACGCAGTGTACATCGACCTGCCGGCTAGCCACGTCgatcagcagcag GATGAGGTGCGGCCCAACACGGAGCTCGTCCAGTCCCTCATTGACACACATGCCACCCTAGATGAAAAGATGGCAGCCAGTAAGGTGTCTCTGTTCAGCGGTTCTGCCACCCTGGAACCCGCTGAAGTTGAAGAGCAGAGCGG AGAGGAGGGCGGCCTTGGGGAGAAGTGTGTTTGGGACCCTACCACccagaggaagcggaggaaggTGGTCTTcactggggaggaggaggaggaggaggatggcagCGGCTCGAGTGACGATGAGGATGGTGACAGTGAAGACAGTGACCAGGAACAGGATGACGATGAGGAGAACCTGTCCACATATCTCAAAGAGGCGAGAGCCGGATGTGACGAGACAGAAAAGACTGTAGCAGACGCTCCACCAGTGAAGAGGCCCAAACTGGATGTGGGGAAAGGAGAGAGCGCCGAGGTGCCGGTGTTTGCCGACAGCGAAGATGACCTGGAgatgagtgaggaggaggaggaggaggaggaggaggaggagagtggggaagagggggaggccGGGAGAGCAGGAGACTCTGGACACTgttctgaagaggaggagagcgaagaTTGCAAGGAAGGGTCTGAAGGCGAATTGGAGGGAACGGGCGAGGCAGCAGATGCTACAATGGAGGAGCAAACAGCAAGCAAGagtatggaggaggaggaggaggaggagggag TGGGTCTACGGTGGAAGGAGGGTCTGCGGCAGAAAGCATCGGATGCGTTTCTACGGCAACAACAAGCCGTCCCCAATCTGAGAAAACTAGTTTATGGTTCAG TTGTCCAGGCAGATGATtctgaggatgaggagcaggagctgGGGGGGCTGTTTCGTGTCAGCCGCCCTCAGACGAGCAAGAAGTACCAGGCGAACGCTGTGGACAGCTCCCGTTTCCACCCGGACACCTCCCACCAGTGGGACCAGGAGGAG ATGCTGAACTCCATCAGAGACTGCTTTGTTACGGGGAAGTGGGACGAGAGCCAAGATGCTGCCACACTGCTGAAGGAGGACG AGGAGCTGTATGGAGACTTTGAAGATCTGGAAACGGGAGAAGTTCACAAGAACCCAACTGGGAAGCAGAATCGGGCAGAG CAGAATGGTGAGAACCCTGATagtgatgatgacgatgacgatgagCATGAAGAAACTGTGGTGAAGGTGGATGACGACGAGCTCCAGAAGAACAAGCGTCTggagaagaaacaaaggctGAAAGAGCGATTCAATTCGGAGTACGACGGCGGAGACGCCACGTATTTTGATGACCTGAAGGAGGAGCTCCAGAAGCAGGCCGAG CTGAACAGGGCCGAGTTCGACGGCGTGGACGATGAGACCAGAGTGCAATACGAAGGCTTCCGCCCAGGAATGTACGTCCGATTAGAAATCCCCAGCCTACCCTGCGAGTTTGTTACCAACTTTGATCCCCATTATCCCATCATCCTCGGAGGTCTGAGCTCCGCTGAGGGCAACGTTGGATACCTGCAG ATGCGGCTGAAGAAACACCGCTGGTATAACCGCATCCTGAAGACGCGAGACCCCCTCATCCTGTCGCTTGGCTGGCGCCGCTTCCAGACCATCCCCCTCTACCACATCGAGGACCACAACGGACGCCACCGCCTGCTTAAATACACGCCGCAGCACATGCACTGTGGAGCCTCCATCTGGG GTCCTGTCACGCCGCAGGGCACCGGCTTCCTGGCTGTGCAGACAGTAGCAGGAGCAAAG GCTAATTTCCGTATCGCAGCCACAGGAGTGATCCTGGACCTGGATAAGTCTGTGACTGTAGTGAAGAAGCTCAAACTCATCGGTTACCCCTACAAGATCTTTAAGAACACCTCCTTCATTAAG GGCATGTTCAACACGGTGCTGGAGGTGGCTAAATTTGAAGGTGCCTCTGTGCGGACAGTCTCGGGCGTCAGAGGTATGATCAAGAAGGCGCTGTCTACGCCAGAAGGAGCGTTCAGAGCCTCGTTTGAGGACCGCCTGCTCATGAGTG ACGTCGTGTTCCTGCGCTCCTGGTTTCCGGTGTCCGTTCCTCAGCTCTACAACCCCgtcacctctctgctgctgcccgTCGGTCAGAAGGACAGCTGGGCGGGCATGAGGACCCTGGGACAGCTCAAACACGACCTGGGCATCCGCTACATGCCCAATGTAGACTCTCTGTACAAG CCGGTGGTCCGTACCAAACGGCAATTCAACCGCCTGCACATCCCCAAGGAGCTGCAGAAGGCGCTGCCCTTTAAGAGCAAACCCAAACTGCAGCAACCCAAAGGGAAGACACCCAGAGATCTGCAGAGGCCCAGTGTGATCAGAGAGCCCCACGAGAAGAAG GTGGCGGCCCTTCTCCACGCTCTCAGCACGGTTCATAACTTCAAGAGGAAGAAAGCCCATCAGGTGCAGCACGCCAAACACAAGCAGTTCCTGCAGCAGAAGGggaagcaggaggaggccaAGCTGAAGAGACAGAAGGAGTCCCGGAAAAAACTGTACCGCGTCATGGGCCAAGAGGACAAGAGGAAGCAGCGGTCCAGTCTGAAGGGGGCGTCCAAGGACGACTAA
- the bms1 gene encoding ribosome biogenesis protein BMS1 homolog isoform X2: MDGKVKEQKRHQQKQSGPQAERKKLKKQGGSREEDARKRNPKAFAVQSAVRMAKTFHRSQDIKMKKHHIPLVDRTPLEPPPIVIVVVGPPKVGKSTLIRCLIKNFARQKLGDICGPVTIISGKKRRLTFMECSNDINTMIDLAKVADLVLMLIDASFGFEMETFEFLNICQVHGFPRIMGVLTHLDSFKDNKALRKTKKNLKHRFWTEVYQGAKLFYLSGMVYGEYQAQEVKNLGRFISVMKFRPLVWQTSHPYVLVDRMEDLTDPDRLRTDPKCDRTVSLYGYLRGTYLKNKGQVHIPGVGDFQVGDVNFLPDPCALPAAQKKRALNEKERMLYAPMAGVGGVVYDKDAVYIDLPASHVDQQQDEVRPNTELVQSLIDTHATLDEKMAASKVSLFSGSATLEPAEVEEQSGEEGGLGEKCVWDPTTQRKRRKVVFTGEEEEEEDGSGSSDDEDGDSEDSDQEQDDDEENLSTYLKEARAGCDETEKTVADAPPVKRPKLDVGKGESAEVPVFADSEDDLEMSEEEEEEEEEEESGEEGEAGRAGDSGHCSEEEESEDCKEGSEGELEGTGEAADATMEEQTASKSMEEEEEEEGVGLRWKEGLRQKASDAFLRQQQAVPNLRKLVYGSVVQADDSEDEEQELGGLFRVSRPQTSKKYQANAVDSSRFHPDTSHQWDQEEMLNSIRDCFVTGKWDESQDAATLLKEDEELYGDFEDLETGEVHKNPTGKQNRAENGENPDSDDDDDDEHEETVVKVDDDELQKNKRLEKKQRLKERFNSEYDGGDATYFDDLKEELQKQAELNRAEFDGVDDETRVQYEGFRPGMYVRLEIPSLPCEFVTNFDPHYPIILGGLSSAEGNVGYLQMRLKKHRWYNRILKTRDPLILSLGWRRFQTIPLYHIEDHNGRHRLLKYTPQHMHCGASIWGPVTPQGTGFLAVQTVAGAKANFRIAATGVILDLDKSVTVVKKLKLIGYPYKIFKNTSFIKGMFNTVLEVAKFEGASVRTVSGVRGMIKKALSTPEGAFRASFEDRLLMSDVVFLRSWFPVSVPQLYNPVTSLLLPVGQKDSWAGMRTLGQLKHDLGIRYMPNVDSLYKPVVRTKRQFNRLHIPKELQKALPFKSKPKLQQPKGKTPRDLQRPSVIREPHEKKVAALLHALSTVHNFKRKKAHQVQHAKHKQFLQQKGKQEEAKLKRQKESRKKLYRVMGQEDKRKQRSSLKGASKDD, encoded by the exons ATGGACGGGAAAGTGAAGGAGCAGAAGCGGCATCAGCAGAAGCAGAGCGGACCGCAAGCGGAGAGGAAGAAGCTAAAGAAGCAGGGCGGCTCCAGGGAGGAGGATGCACGCAAACGGAATCCCAAAGCGTTCGCCGTCCAGTCGGCCGTCCGCATGGCCAAGACTTTCCACAG GTCCCAGGACATAAAGATGAAAAAACATCATATCCCCCTCGTAGACCGGACTCCCCTGGAACCCCCTCCGATTGTGATCGTAGTAGTCGGGCCCCCCAAAGTGGGTAAAAGCACCCTGATCCGATGCCTTATCAAGAACTTTGCTCGACAGAAGCTGGGGGACATATGTGGACCTGTAACCATCATCTCCG GAAAAAAGCGCCGCCTGACTTTCATGGAGTGCAGCAATGACATCAATACAATGATCGACCTCGCTAAAGTGGCTGACCTG gTTTTGATGCTGATTGACGCCAGCTTCGGCTTCGAGATGGAGACTTTTGAGTTCCTCAACATCTGCCAGGTGCACGGCTTCCCTCGCATCATGGGCGTGCTCACTCACCTGGACTCCTTCAAGGACAACAAAGCGCTGAGGAAGACTAAGAAAAACCTCAAACATCGCTTCTGGACCGAGGTGTATCAG GGCGCCAAGCTGTTCTATCTGTCCGGTATGGTGTACGGCGAGTATCAGGCTCAGGAGGTGAAGAACCTCGGACGCTTCATCTCGGTCATGAAGTTCCGTCCTCTGGTGTGGCAGACGTCCCACCCGTACGTGCTGGTGGACCG TATGGAAGACCTAACTGATCCGGATAGGTTGAGGACGGACCCCAAGTGTGACCGGACGGTTTCACTCTACGGCTACCTGCGAGGGACATATTTGAAAAACAAGGGCCAGGTCCACATCCCAG GTGTTGGAGACTTCCAGGTGGGAGACGTGAACTTCCTGCCAGACCCGTGCGCCCTGCCGGCCGCTCAGAAGAAGAGAGCGCTGAACGAGAAGGAGCGCATGCTCTACGCACCCATGGCGGGTGTTGGGGGGGTCGTGTACGACAAAGACGCAGTGTACATCGACCTGCCGGCTAGCCACGTCgatcagcagcag GATGAGGTGCGGCCCAACACGGAGCTCGTCCAGTCCCTCATTGACACACATGCCACCCTAGATGAAAAGATGGCAGCCAGTAAGGTGTCTCTGTTCAGCGGTTCTGCCACCCTGGAACCCGCTGAAGTTGAAGAGCAGAGCGG AGAGGAGGGCGGCCTTGGGGAGAAGTGTGTTTGGGACCCTACCACccagaggaagcggaggaaggTGGTCTTcactggggaggaggaggaggaggaggatggcagCGGCTCGAGTGACGATGAGGATGGTGACAGTGAAGACAGTGACCAGGAACAGGATGACGATGAGGAGAACCTGTCCACATATCTCAAAGAGGCGAGAGCCGGATGTGACGAGACAGAAAAGACTGTAGCAGACGCTCCACCAGTGAAGAGGCCCAAACTGGATGTGGGGAAAGGAGAGAGCGCCGAGGTGCCGGTGTTTGCCGACAGCGAAGATGACCTGGAgatgagtgaggaggaggaggaggaggaggaggaggaggagagtggggaagagggggaggccGGGAGAGCAGGAGACTCTGGACACTgttctgaagaggaggagagcgaagaTTGCAAGGAAGGGTCTGAAGGCGAATTGGAGGGAACGGGCGAGGCAGCAGATGCTACAATGGAGGAGCAAACAGCAAGCAAGagtatggaggaggaggaggaggaggagggag TGGGTCTACGGTGGAAGGAGGGTCTGCGGCAGAAAGCATCGGATGCGTTTCTACGGCAACAACAAGCCGTCCCCAATCTGAGAAAACTAGTTTATGGTTCAG TTGTCCAGGCAGATGATtctgaggatgaggagcaggagctgGGGGGGCTGTTTCGTGTCAGCCGCCCTCAGACGAGCAAGAAGTACCAGGCGAACGCTGTGGACAGCTCCCGTTTCCACCCGGACACCTCCCACCAGTGGGACCAGGAGGAG ATGCTGAACTCCATCAGAGACTGCTTTGTTACGGGGAAGTGGGACGAGAGCCAAGATGCTGCCACACTGCTGAAGGAGGACG AGGAGCTGTATGGAGACTTTGAAGATCTGGAAACGGGAGAAGTTCACAAGAACCCAACTGGGAAGCAGAATCGGGCAGAG AATGGTGAGAACCCTGATagtgatgatgacgatgacgatgagCATGAAGAAACTGTGGTGAAGGTGGATGACGACGAGCTCCAGAAGAACAAGCGTCTggagaagaaacaaaggctGAAAGAGCGATTCAATTCGGAGTACGACGGCGGAGACGCCACGTATTTTGATGACCTGAAGGAGGAGCTCCAGAAGCAGGCCGAG CTGAACAGGGCCGAGTTCGACGGCGTGGACGATGAGACCAGAGTGCAATACGAAGGCTTCCGCCCAGGAATGTACGTCCGATTAGAAATCCCCAGCCTACCCTGCGAGTTTGTTACCAACTTTGATCCCCATTATCCCATCATCCTCGGAGGTCTGAGCTCCGCTGAGGGCAACGTTGGATACCTGCAG ATGCGGCTGAAGAAACACCGCTGGTATAACCGCATCCTGAAGACGCGAGACCCCCTCATCCTGTCGCTTGGCTGGCGCCGCTTCCAGACCATCCCCCTCTACCACATCGAGGACCACAACGGACGCCACCGCCTGCTTAAATACACGCCGCAGCACATGCACTGTGGAGCCTCCATCTGGG GTCCTGTCACGCCGCAGGGCACCGGCTTCCTGGCTGTGCAGACAGTAGCAGGAGCAAAG GCTAATTTCCGTATCGCAGCCACAGGAGTGATCCTGGACCTGGATAAGTCTGTGACTGTAGTGAAGAAGCTCAAACTCATCGGTTACCCCTACAAGATCTTTAAGAACACCTCCTTCATTAAG GGCATGTTCAACACGGTGCTGGAGGTGGCTAAATTTGAAGGTGCCTCTGTGCGGACAGTCTCGGGCGTCAGAGGTATGATCAAGAAGGCGCTGTCTACGCCAGAAGGAGCGTTCAGAGCCTCGTTTGAGGACCGCCTGCTCATGAGTG ACGTCGTGTTCCTGCGCTCCTGGTTTCCGGTGTCCGTTCCTCAGCTCTACAACCCCgtcacctctctgctgctgcccgTCGGTCAGAAGGACAGCTGGGCGGGCATGAGGACCCTGGGACAGCTCAAACACGACCTGGGCATCCGCTACATGCCCAATGTAGACTCTCTGTACAAG CCGGTGGTCCGTACCAAACGGCAATTCAACCGCCTGCACATCCCCAAGGAGCTGCAGAAGGCGCTGCCCTTTAAGAGCAAACCCAAACTGCAGCAACCCAAAGGGAAGACACCCAGAGATCTGCAGAGGCCCAGTGTGATCAGAGAGCCCCACGAGAAGAAG GTGGCGGCCCTTCTCCACGCTCTCAGCACGGTTCATAACTTCAAGAGGAAGAAAGCCCATCAGGTGCAGCACGCCAAACACAAGCAGTTCCTGCAGCAGAAGGggaagcaggaggaggccaAGCTGAAGAGACAGAAGGAGTCCCGGAAAAAACTGTACCGCGTCATGGGCCAAGAGGACAAGAGGAAGCAGCGGTCCAGTCTGAAGGGGGCGTCCAAGGACGACTAA